A stretch of the Streptomyces venezuelae genome encodes the following:
- the rplJ gene encoding 50S ribosomal protein L10, giving the protein MARPDKAAAVAELEDQFRSSNAVVLTEYRGLTVAQLKTLRRSLGENAQYAVVKNTLTKIAANQAGIASLDDQFSGPTGAAFITGDPVESAKALRDFAKDNPNLVIKGGVLDGKALTADEIKKLADLESREVLLSKLAGAFKGKQSQAASLFQALPSKFVRTAEALRVKLAEQGGAE; this is encoded by the coding sequence ATGGCAAGGCCCGACAAGGCTGCCGCGGTAGCCGAGCTTGAGGACCAGTTCCGCAGCTCGAACGCCGTCGTGCTGACCGAGTACCGGGGTCTCACCGTGGCGCAGCTCAAGACGCTGCGTCGTTCGCTCGGTGAGAACGCCCAGTACGCCGTGGTGAAGAACACGCTGACCAAGATTGCGGCCAACCAGGCCGGGATCGCCTCGCTGGACGACCAGTTCTCTGGTCCGACCGGGGCCGCCTTCATCACCGGTGACCCGGTGGAGTCGGCGAAGGCTCTGCGTGACTTCGCCAAGGACAACCCGAACCTCGTCATCAAGGGCGGTGTCCTTGATGGCAAGGCGCTGACCGCCGACGAGATCAAGAAGCTTGCGGACCTCGAGTCCCGCGAGGTTCTGCTCAGCAAGCTGGCCGGCGCGTTCAAGGGCAAGCAGTCCCAGGCTGCCTCGCTCTTCCAGGCGCTGCCGTCGAAGTTCGTCCGCACCGCGGAAGCGCTTCGCGTCAAGCTCGCCGAGCAGGGCGGTGCCGAGTAA
- a CDS encoding LppX_LprAFG lipoprotein: protein MFTNRKTIKTAGLVLAGVLLAGGATACGQTKAGDKAGGGNGNGNANGNNAVTEVAPAAYLEKVKKKSEEITSLRYTMSGTTAGQQVNGEVSMRLKPAVGMAMKMANPEKPGENVEIRLVDGAMYMGAEAKWLKFDLKSLDAKAGKSLDSLAKGGNSAENPGDRANELLEAKDLKKAGEETIDGQKTTHLAGTVTLEQMKAAAASAAPEVRERREKSVKQLETMGVQSLTMDMWIGDNDRTKQFRMRGDSAQGPLDMTIKFTDYNQPVEITAPPADQVIDLAELSKRAKDAA, encoded by the coding sequence GTGTTCACGAACCGGAAGACGATCAAGACGGCCGGCCTGGTACTGGCCGGAGTGCTGCTGGCGGGCGGGGCCACCGCCTGTGGACAGACCAAGGCGGGGGACAAGGCCGGCGGGGGCAACGGCAACGGCAACGCCAACGGCAACAACGCGGTCACCGAGGTCGCGCCGGCCGCGTACCTGGAAAAGGTGAAGAAGAAGTCCGAGGAGATCACCTCGCTCCGCTACACGATGTCCGGCACCACCGCGGGCCAGCAGGTCAACGGTGAGGTGTCCATGCGGCTGAAGCCCGCGGTGGGCATGGCCATGAAGATGGCCAACCCGGAGAAGCCCGGCGAGAACGTGGAGATCCGGCTGGTCGACGGCGCCATGTACATGGGTGCCGAGGCCAAGTGGCTGAAGTTCGACCTCAAGAGCCTCGACGCCAAGGCGGGCAAGTCCCTGGACTCCCTGGCCAAGGGCGGCAACAGCGCCGAGAACCCGGGGGACCGGGCGAACGAGCTGCTCGAGGCCAAGGACCTGAAGAAGGCCGGCGAGGAGACCATCGACGGCCAGAAGACCACCCACCTGGCCGGCACGGTCACCCTGGAGCAGATGAAGGCGGCAGCCGCCTCGGCCGCCCCGGAGGTCAGGGAGCGCCGGGAGAAGTCCGTGAAGCAGCTGGAGACCATGGGTGTCCAGAGCCTGACCATGGACATGTGGATCGGCGACAACGACCGCACCAAGCAGTTCCGCATGCGCGGCGACAGCGCCCAGGGTCCGCTCGACATGACGATCAAGTTCACGGACTACAACCAGCCGGTCGAGATCACGGCTCCGCCGGCCGACCAGGTCATCGACCTGGCGGAGCTGTCCAAGCGGGCCAAGGACGCGGCCTGA
- the rplL gene encoding 50S ribosomal protein L7/L12, giving the protein MAKLSQEDLLAQFEEMTLIELSEFVKAFEEKFDVTAAAAVAVAGPAGPGTAVEPEEEKDEFDVILTGAGDKKIQVIKVVRELTSLGLKEAKDLVDGTPKPVLEKVNKEAAEKAAESLKAAGAAVEVK; this is encoded by the coding sequence ATGGCGAAGCTGTCTCAGGAAGACCTGCTCGCGCAGTTCGAGGAGATGACCCTCATCGAGCTCTCCGAGTTCGTGAAGGCGTTCGAGGAGAAGTTCGACGTCACCGCCGCCGCGGCCGTCGCCGTTGCGGGCCCCGCCGGCCCGGGCACCGCTGTCGAGCCCGAGGAGGAGAAGGACGAGTTCGACGTCATCCTCACCGGTGCGGGCGACAAGAAGATCCAGGTCATCAAGGTCGTGCGTGAGCTGACCTCCCTGGGCCTGAAGGAGGCCAAGGACCTCGTCGACGGCACCCCGAAGCCGGTCCTCGAGAAGGTCAACAAGGAGGCCGCTGAGAAGGCCGCCGAGTCCCTCAAGGCTGCCGGTGCGGCCGTCGAGGTCAAGTAA
- the rpoB gene encoding DNA-directed RNA polymerase subunit beta, producing MAASRNASTNTNNGASTAPLRISFAKIKEPLEVPNLLALQTESFDWLLGNAAWKSRVESALESGQDVPTKSGLEEIFEEISPIEDFSGSMSLTFRDHRFEPAKNSVDECKERDFTYAAPLFVTAEFTNNETGEIKSQTVFMGDFPLMTNKGTFVINGTERVVVSQLVRSPGVYFDSSIDKTSDKDIFSAKIIPSRGAWLEMEVDKRDMVGVRIDRKRKQSVTVLLKALGWTTEQILEEFGEYESMRATLEKDHTQGQDDALLDIYRKLRPGEPPTREAAQTLLENLYFNPKRYDLAKVGRYKVNKKLGADEPLDAGVLTTDDVIATIKYLVKLHAGEVETIGENGNSIVVETDDIDHFGNRRLRNVGELIQNQVRTGLARMERVVRERMTTQDVEAITPQTLINIRPVVASIKEFFGTSQLSQFMDQNNPLSGLTHKRRLSALGPGGLSRERAGFEVRDVHPSHYGRMCPIETPEGPNIGLIGSLASYGRVNAFGFVETPYRKVVNGTVTDEVDYLTADEEDRFVIAQANAGLSEDMRFTEARVLVRRRGGEIDYIAGDDVDYMDVSPRQMVSVATAMIPFLEHDDANRALMGANMMRQAVPLIKAEAPLVGTGMEYRCAVDAGDSIRAEKDGVVQEVSADYITVANDDGTYTTYRVAKFSRSNQGTSVNQKVIVNEGDRIVESQVLADGPATEEGEMALGKNLLVAFMPWEGHNYEDAIILSQRLVQDDVLSSIHIEEHEVDARDTKLGPEEITRDIPNVSEEVLADLDERGIIRIGADVVAGDILVGKVTPKGETELTPEERLLRAIFGEKAREVRDTSLKVPHGEIGKVIGVRVFDREEGDELPPGVNQLVRVYVAQKRKITDGDKLAGRHGNKGVISKILPIEDMPFLEDGTPVDIILNPLGVPSRMNPGQVLEIHLGWLASRGWDVSGLADEWAQRLQAIGADQVAPGTNVATPVFDGAREDELAGLLQHTIPNRDGERMVLPSGKARLFDGRSGEPFPDPISVGYMYILKLHHLVDDKLHARSTGPYSMITQQPLGGKAQFGGQRFGEMEVWALEAYGAAYALQELLTIKSDDVTGRVKVYEAIVKGENIPEPGIPESFKVLIKEMQSLCLNVEVLSSDGMSIEMRDTDEDVFRAAEELGIDLSRREPSSVEEV from the coding sequence TTGGCCGCCTCGCGCAACGCCTCGACCAATACGAACAACGGCGCCAGCACCGCCCCGCTGCGCATCTCCTTTGCAAAGATCAAGGAGCCCCTCGAGGTTCCGAACCTCCTGGCGCTGCAGACCGAGAGCTTTGACTGGCTGCTCGGCAATGCCGCCTGGAAGTCTCGCGTCGAGTCGGCGCTGGAGAGTGGACAGGACGTCCCCACCAAGTCCGGTCTGGAGGAGATCTTCGAGGAGATCTCCCCGATCGAGGACTTCTCCGGGTCGATGTCGCTGACCTTCCGCGACCACCGGTTCGAGCCGGCGAAGAACTCCGTGGACGAGTGCAAGGAGCGCGACTTCACGTACGCGGCCCCGCTCTTCGTCACGGCCGAGTTCACGAACAACGAGACCGGTGAGATCAAGTCTCAGACGGTCTTCATGGGCGACTTCCCGCTCATGACCAACAAGGGCACCTTCGTCATCAACGGCACCGAGCGTGTCGTGGTGTCGCAGCTGGTCCGTTCCCCGGGTGTCTACTTCGACTCCTCCATCGACAAGACGTCCGACAAGGACATCTTCTCCGCCAAGATCATCCCGTCCCGGGGTGCCTGGCTGGAGATGGAGGTCGACAAGCGCGACATGGTCGGCGTCCGCATCGACCGCAAGCGCAAGCAGTCCGTCACCGTCCTCCTGAAGGCTCTCGGCTGGACCACCGAGCAGATCCTCGAGGAGTTCGGCGAGTACGAGTCCATGCGCGCCACCCTGGAGAAGGACCACACCCAGGGCCAGGACGACGCGCTGCTCGACATCTACCGCAAGCTGCGCCCGGGCGAGCCGCCGACCCGTGAGGCCGCGCAGACGCTGCTGGAGAACCTGTACTTCAACCCGAAGCGCTACGACCTCGCGAAGGTCGGCCGCTACAAGGTCAACAAGAAGCTCGGTGCGGACGAGCCGCTGGACGCCGGCGTGCTCACCACCGACGACGTCATCGCGACGATCAAGTACCTCGTGAAGCTGCACGCGGGCGAGGTCGAGACGATCGGCGAGAACGGCAACTCGATCGTCGTCGAGACCGACGACATCGACCACTTCGGCAACCGTCGTCTGCGCAACGTCGGCGAGCTCATCCAGAACCAGGTCCGCACGGGTCTGGCCCGTATGGAGCGCGTCGTCCGCGAGCGTATGACCACGCAGGACGTCGAGGCCATCACGCCGCAGACCCTGATCAACATCCGGCCGGTCGTCGCCTCCATCAAGGAGTTCTTCGGCACCAGCCAGCTGTCGCAGTTCATGGACCAGAACAACCCGCTGTCCGGGCTGACGCACAAGCGTCGTCTGTCCGCGCTCGGCCCGGGTGGTCTGTCCCGTGAGCGGGCCGGCTTCGAGGTCCGTGACGTTCACCCGTCGCACTACGGCCGCATGTGCCCGATCGAGACCCCCGAAGGCCCGAACATCGGTCTGATCGGCTCGCTCGCCTCCTACGGCCGCGTCAACGCGTTCGGCTTCGTCGAGACCCCGTACCGCAAGGTCGTCAACGGCACCGTCACCGACGAGGTCGACTACCTGACCGCCGATGAAGAGGACCGCTTCGTCATCGCCCAGGCCAACGCCGGCCTGTCCGAGGACATGCGCTTCACCGAGGCCCGCGTGCTCGTCCGCCGTCGTGGCGGCGAGATCGACTACATCGCCGGCGACGACGTCGACTACATGGACGTCTCGCCGCGCCAGATGGTGTCCGTCGCGACCGCGATGATCCCCTTCCTCGAGCACGACGACGCCAACCGTGCCCTCATGGGCGCGAACATGATGCGCCAGGCCGTTCCGCTCATCAAGGCGGAGGCCCCGCTCGTCGGCACCGGCATGGAGTACCGCTGTGCGGTCGACGCCGGTGACTCGATCCGTGCGGAGAAGGACGGTGTGGTCCAGGAGGTCTCGGCCGACTACATCACCGTCGCCAACGACGACGGCACGTACACCACGTACCGCGTCGCCAAGTTCTCCCGCTCGAACCAGGGCACCTCGGTCAACCAGAAGGTGATCGTCAACGAGGGCGACCGGATCGTCGAATCCCAGGTCCTCGCCGACGGCCCGGCGACCGAAGAGGGCGAGATGGCCCTCGGCAAGAACCTGCTCGTGGCGTTCATGCCGTGGGAGGGCCACAACTACGAGGACGCGATCATCCTGTCGCAGCGCCTCGTACAGGACGACGTCCTCTCCTCGATCCACATCGAGGAGCACGAGGTCGACGCCCGTGACACCAAGCTGGGCCCCGAGGAGATCACCCGGGACATCCCGAACGTCTCCGAGGAGGTCCTCGCCGACCTCGACGAGCGCGGCATCATCCGCATCGGTGCGGACGTCGTCGCCGGCGACATCCTGGTCGGCAAGGTCACCCCGAAGGGTGAGACCGAGCTGACCCCGGAGGAGCGCCTGCTCCGCGCGATCTTCGGTGAGAAGGCCCGCGAGGTGCGTGACACCTCGCTGAAGGTGCCGCACGGTGAGATCGGCAAGGTCATCGGCGTTCGCGTCTTCGACCGCGAGGAGGGGGACGAGCTTCCCCCGGGCGTGAACCAGCTGGTCCGCGTCTACGTCGCCCAGAAGCGCAAGATCACCGACGGTGACAAGCTCGCCGGCCGCCACGGCAACAAGGGTGTCATTTCGAAGATCCTGCCCATCGAGGACATGCCGTTCCTCGAGGACGGAACTCCGGTCGACATCATCCTCAACCCGCTCGGTGTCCCGTCCCGAATGAACCCGGGACAGGTCCTGGAGATCCACCTCGGCTGGCTCGCCAGCCGCGGCTGGGACGTCTCCGGCCTCGCGGACGAGTGGGCCCAGCGTCTGCAGGCCATCGGCGCCGACCAGGTCGCCCCCGGCACCAACGTCGCCACCCCGGTGTTCGACGGTGCCCGTGAGGACGAGCTCGCCGGCCTCCTGCAGCACACGATCCCGAACCGCGACGGCGAGCGCATGGTGCTCCCGTCCGGCAAGGCGCGCCTGTTCGACGGCCGCTCCGGCGAGCCGTTCCCGGACCCGATCTCGGTCGGGTACATGTACATCCTCAAGCTCCACCACCTGGTCGACGACAAGCTCCACGCCCGTTCGACCGGTCCGTACTCGATGATCACGCAGCAGCCGCTGGGTGGTAAGGCGCAGTTCGGTGGCCAGCGCTTCGGTGAGATGGAGGTGTGGGCGCTGGAGGCATACGGCGCCGCGTACGCCCTCCAGGAGCTGCTGACCATCAAGTCCGACGACGTCACCGGCCGAGTGAAGGTCTACGAGGCCATCGTCAAGGGCGAGAACATCCCCGAGCCGGGCATTCCCGAGTCCTTCAAGGTGCTCATCAAGGAAATGCAGTCGCTCTGCCTCAACGTGGAGGTGCTGTCCTCGGACGGCATGTCCATCGAGATGCGCGACACCGACGAGGACGTCTTCCGCGCGGCGGAGGAGCTCGGTATCGACCTGTCCCGGCGCGAGCCGAGCAGCGTCGAAGAGGTCTGA
- the rplA gene encoding 50S ribosomal protein L1: MKRSKTLRAADAKVDREKQYAPLEAVRLAKETSSVKFDATVEVAFRLGVDPRKADQMVRGTVNLPHGTGKTARVLVFATGDRAAAAEAAGADIVGNDELIDEIAKGNRLNEFDAVVATPDLMGKVGRLGRVLGPRGLMPNPKTGTVTMDVAKAVTDIKGGKIEFRVDKHSNLHFIIGKVSFTDEQLVENYGAALEEILRLKPSAAKGRYVKKAALSTTMGPGIQLDPNRTRNLLVEEDPAAV; this comes from the coding sequence GTGAAGCGCAGCAAGACTCTCCGCGCTGCGGACGCCAAGGTCGACCGGGAGAAGCAGTACGCCCCGCTCGAGGCCGTCCGTCTCGCCAAGGAGACCTCGTCCGTCAAGTTCGATGCGACCGTCGAGGTTGCCTTCCGCCTGGGTGTCGACCCGCGCAAGGCCGACCAGATGGTCCGCGGCACCGTGAACCTCCCGCACGGCACCGGCAAGACCGCCCGGGTCCTGGTCTTCGCGACCGGTGACCGTGCTGCAGCCGCGGAAGCCGCCGGCGCCGACATCGTCGGCAACGACGAGCTGATCGACGAGATCGCCAAGGGCAACCGCCTGAACGAGTTCGACGCGGTTGTCGCCACCCCGGACCTCATGGGCAAGGTCGGCCGCCTCGGCCGCGTGCTCGGTCCCCGTGGCCTGATGCCGAACCCGAAGACCGGCACGGTCACCATGGACGTGGCGAAGGCTGTCACGGACATCAAGGGCGGCAAGATCGAGTTCCGTGTCGACAAGCACTCGAACCTGCACTTCATCATCGGCAAGGTCTCCTTCACCGATGAGCAGCTGGTCGAGAACTACGGCGCGGCCCTGGAGGAGATCCTCCGTCTGAAGCCGTCCGCCGCGAAGGGCCGCTACGTCAAGAAGGCCGCCCTGAGCACCACCATGGGCCCCGGCATCCAGCTGGACCCGAACCGCACCCGCAACCTCCTCGTCGAGGAGGACCCGGCCGCGGTCTGA
- a CDS encoding pyridoxal phosphate-dependent aminotransferase, whose protein sequence is MTSATPSSERRVSARIGAISESATLAVDAKAKALKAAGRPVIGFGAGEPDFPTPDYIVEAAVEACRDPKFHRYTPAGGLPELKKAIAEKTLRDSGYQVDPAQVLVTNGGKQAIYNAFAAILDPGDEVIVPAPYWTTYPESIQLAGGVPVEVVADETTGYRVSVEQLEAARTERTKVVLFVSPSNPTGAVYSEEDARAIGEWAAEHGLWVLTDEIYEHLVYGDAKFTSLPVLVPALADRCIIVNGVAKTYAMTGWRVGWVIGPKDIIKAATNLQSHATSNVSNVAQIAALAAVSGNLDAVAEMRTAFDRRRQTMVRMLNEIDGVVCPTPEGAFYAYPSVKALLGKEIRGQRPASSAELASLILDEVEVAVVPGEAFGTPGYLRLSYALGDEDLVEGVSRIQKLLAEAKA, encoded by the coding sequence ATGACCTCTGCAACGCCTTCCTCCGAGCGCCGGGTTTCCGCCCGTATCGGCGCCATCTCCGAGTCCGCCACCCTCGCCGTGGACGCCAAGGCCAAGGCCCTCAAGGCCGCCGGACGCCCGGTGATCGGCTTCGGGGCGGGCGAGCCCGACTTCCCGACCCCGGACTACATCGTCGAGGCCGCCGTCGAGGCCTGCCGCGACCCGAAGTTCCACCGCTACACGCCGGCCGGCGGCCTCCCGGAGCTCAAGAAGGCCATCGCCGAGAAGACCCTGCGCGACTCCGGTTACCAGGTCGACCCGGCCCAGGTCCTGGTCACCAACGGCGGCAAGCAGGCCATCTACAACGCCTTCGCCGCCATCCTCGACCCGGGCGACGAGGTCATCGTCCCGGCCCCGTACTGGACCACCTACCCCGAGTCCATCCAGCTCGCCGGCGGTGTCCCGGTCGAGGTGGTCGCCGACGAGACCACCGGCTACCGGGTCTCCGTCGAGCAGCTCGAGGCCGCGCGCACCGAGCGCACCAAGGTCGTCCTCTTCGTCTCCCCCTCGAACCCGACCGGTGCGGTCTACAGCGAGGAGGACGCCCGCGCCATCGGCGAGTGGGCCGCCGAGCACGGCCTGTGGGTGCTGACCGACGAGATCTACGAGCACCTGGTCTACGGCGACGCGAAGTTCACCTCGCTGCCGGTGCTGGTGCCCGCGCTGGCCGACCGCTGCATCATCGTCAACGGCGTCGCCAAGACGTACGCGATGACCGGCTGGCGGGTCGGATGGGTGATCGGCCCGAAGGACATCATCAAGGCCGCGACCAACCTGCAGTCGCACGCCACCTCCAACGTCTCCAACGTGGCGCAGATCGCCGCGCTGGCCGCCGTCTCCGGCAACCTGGACGCCGTGGCGGAGATGCGGACGGCCTTCGACCGCCGCCGCCAGACCATGGTCCGGATGCTGAACGAGATCGACGGCGTGGTCTGCCCGACCCCCGAGGGCGCCTTCTACGCGTACCCCTCGGTCAAGGCCCTGCTGGGCAAGGAGATCCGCGGGCAGCGCCCGGCCTCCTCCGCCGAGCTCGCCTCCCTGATCCTGGACGAGGTCGAGGTCGCCGTGGTCCCGGGCGAGGCCTTCGGCACCCCGGGCTACCTGCGTCTTTCGTACGCCCTGGGCGACGAGGACCTGGTGGAGGGCGTGTCCCGGATCCAGAAGCTGCTGGCCGAGGCCAAGGCGTAG
- the nusG gene encoding transcription termination/antitermination protein NusG codes for MSDPNLNVSPDSVESVEDELDIVEAADAVDPDEVEIADAEAGEPAEEAALHIEDEAAEADAEEAQEAPEAVAEAEVEAEEAPEEPAEPVDPIQALRDELRVLPGEWYVIHTYAGYEKRVKANLEQRAVSLNVEEFIYQAEVPEEEIVQIKNGERKNVRQNKLPGYVLVRMDLTNESWGVVRNTPGVTGFVGNAYDPYPLTLDEIVKMLAPEAKEKAEKAAAEAAGLPAPAVKRTIEVLDFEVGDSVTVTDGPFATLQATINEINPDSKKVKGLVEIFGRETPVELSFDQIQKN; via the coding sequence GTGTCTGACCCGAACCTGAACGTGAGCCCCGACTCCGTCGAGTCCGTCGAGGACGAGCTCGACATCGTCGAGGCGGCGGACGCTGTGGACCCTGACGAGGTCGAGATCGCCGACGCCGAGGCGGGCGAGCCGGCCGAGGAAGCGGCCCTGCACATCGAGGACGAGGCCGCCGAGGCCGATGCCGAGGAGGCCCAGGAGGCCCCCGAGGCCGTCGCCGAGGCCGAGGTCGAGGCGGAGGAGGCTCCGGAGGAGCCGGCCGAGCCCGTCGACCCGATCCAGGCCCTGCGCGACGAGCTCCGCGTGCTCCCCGGCGAGTGGTACGTGATCCACACCTACGCCGGCTACGAGAAGCGCGTGAAGGCCAACCTGGAGCAGCGCGCCGTCTCGCTGAACGTCGAGGAGTTCATCTACCAGGCCGAAGTGCCCGAGGAAGAGATCGTCCAGATCAAGAACGGCGAGCGCAAGAACGTCCGGCAGAACAAGCTGCCCGGTTACGTTCTCGTCCGAATGGATCTGACGAACGAGTCCTGGGGCGTCGTCCGCAACACCCCCGGCGTCACCGGCTTCGTGGGCAACGCCTACGACCCGTACCCGCTGACCCTGGACGAGATCGTCAAGATGCTCGCCCCGGAGGCCAAGGAGAAGGCCGAGAAGGCTGCCGCCGAGGCGGCCGGTCTCCCGGCGCCCGCCGTCAAGCGCACCATCGAGGTCCTGGACTTCGAGGTCGGCGACTCGGTCACCGTCACCGACGGCCCGTTCGCCACGCTGCAGGCGACCATCAACGAGATCAACCCCGACTCGAAGAAGGTCAAGGGCCTCGTCGAGATCTTCGGCCGCGAGACCCCGGTCGAGCTCAGCTTCGACCAGATCCAGAAGAACTGA
- the rplK gene encoding 50S ribosomal protein L11: MPPKKKKVTGLIKLQINAGAANPAPPVGPALGQHGVNIMEFCKAYNAATESQRGMVVPVEITVYEDRTFTFVTKTPPAARLILKAAGVEKGSGEPHKTKVAKLTEAQVREIATVKLPDLNANDLDAASKIIAGTARSMGITVEG; the protein is encoded by the coding sequence ATGCCTCCCAAGAAGAAGAAGGTCACGGGGCTTATCAAGCTCCAGATCAACGCCGGTGCGGCCAACCCGGCCCCGCCGGTCGGCCCCGCGCTCGGCCAGCACGGCGTCAACATCATGGAGTTCTGCAAGGCCTACAACGCCGCGACCGAGTCGCAGCGTGGCATGGTCGTGCCGGTGGAGATCACGGTCTACGAGGACCGCACCTTCACCTTCGTGACGAAGACCCCCCCGGCCGCCCGCCTGATCCTCAAGGCCGCGGGTGTGGAGAAGGGCTCCGGCGAGCCGCACAAGACCAAGGTCGCCAAGCTCACCGAGGCCCAGGTCCGCGAGATCGCCACGGTCAAGCTTCCCGACCTGAACGCCAACGACCTGGACGCCGCGTCGAAGATCATCGCCGGCACCGCCCGCTCCATGGGCATCACGGTCGAAGGCTGA
- the secE gene encoding preprotein translocase subunit SecE gives MTDALGSIDMPDAEDETREKKARKGGKRGKKGPLGRLALFYRQVVAELRKVVWPTRSQLTTYTTVVIVFVLIMIGLVTVIDYGFQEAIKFVFG, from the coding sequence GTGACGGACGCCCTGGGCTCCATCGACATGCCTGATGCCGAGGACGAGACCCGCGAGAAGAAGGCCCGCAAGGGCGGCAAGCGCGGAAAGAAGGGCCCTCTGGGCCGCCTCGCGCTCTTCTACCGCCAGGTCGTGGCGGAGCTCCGCAAGGTCGTATGGCCCACTCGCAGCCAGCTGACGACGTACACCACCGTGGTGATTGTCTTCGTGCTCATCATGATCGGTCTGGTGACCGTGATTGACTATGGGTTCCAGGAAGCCATCAAGTTCGTCTTCGGCTGA